The genomic DNA TACCACAAAATTTTTCCAGTACACTTACTTTAAAGTGTGTCCCTCTCTTTACATATGACAGCAATTATATATAACTGTGATCTCGGTAAATGTCATgatgtgcaggcagctgcctgttaATTGACAAGGTATTGACATTTCTTTTGACTGTCTTATTAGAAACCATCTTAATATCTTGCATGTCAGTGTGTTACTGTCTCCATAGTCTCCAACACTTTCCTGTTCATACAGCTATCACAATAAGGCAGTGGATATTTCAGTATAAACTGCTGGGTGCTGTCAGCAGGATATTTTATGCACCTAGCAGAACACAAACAGTTTTCCTCATCCCATTTGtacaacaaccaccaccacccctcttACCATTCTCTGAGACAACATTCACAGCCATGGTTGTTATATCTTGAACGCATGCAGCTTGAAATCCTTCGGTAGGAGGAGTGCGGTAGGTGCTCAGTCCAGTCGCTTTATTGATGTATATTGTCTTACCCGAAGAAACATCAAAATCTTGCAGCCAGTCAGAACAACACAAATAATTCCTGGGATCGCCTGTGCTGGTGGTATCTGCAGAGAACTCTAACTTACTTGGGAAAGTCATAAGGGGAACCTCAGTATCTTTCAAATCTTGTTCTGAGGATTTAGCTAATGTACTTTTATCTTTACAGATTATGTTAGTACAATCCTTTTTagcacagaaaacactgcttGAAGAGACTATGTACTCCCCTTCTATGCTGCTGAATGGTGATGGGCTGACAGTGCTTTTCATGGACCCTGGTCTCATACTGTCTGATTGTGAGCATGCATCCCCCTTAGAAATGCTGTAATTGCATTCCCTCATTTCTTCCACTGAGGATTTATATGTTTGAcgagaattgaaaaaaaaatcattatctgAAGATTCAGGATCTATACAGTAGTCCTCTTTTCTACTTGAATCTGTTTGGAATTGTACACCAAGTTCTACTTCTTTGTGGTCACGCTTCATTCTGGACAGTTTGGATGATAATGATCCTGGAAATCTTTTAcaacttgcattttctttactAATCTGGGAGTAATCAGACAATGTCAAAGGACTCTGACAAAGGGCTTGTTTGTCCTGTGAAGTTTCTCCACTGCAGAATGAAGTCTCTTCCAAAGAACCAAAATCTTGGCTACTGTTATTAGCATTGGGATCTTCCAAAGTTGGAGTTTCACAAGTGCTCACACTACCATGGTTGTCATTCTCATTCTTTGAAAAGTCACATTTAGCTTGTGCATTAAAAACCGGGAGACCAAACTCACTCTGCTCTGACAACGGCGTTGGTTGCGTACACTTGATTCTCCCATAATATCTCCTGAACTTTTCTAACGAACCCAGCTGTGTGGACAAGCTCAGCTTCTTAGAGGGCTCAGATCTTGGCACAGTGATTTGTCTTTTAGTGCTTTTTATAACTTCATTGTGAGGAATACCTGAAGAAGTTGCCAGAGGCAATTCTGTAACATTTGATGTCTCATAAAGTCTTTTACTGGTGACAGTAGGCATAGCTATCCCCTCACTCACCTGATTTGACAAAGTTTTGCTCTCTAACCACTCATTACCATCAGCCATGCATACTTCTCTGGTGTAAGGAGGTGTATATTCTTTATTTGTATTACAGGAAATATCCTTAGCATTTAAAGACTGAATCGGAAAATTCACTTTGTGGCCAAAAATATCCTTGGCACTGACAGGGCCAGGTCTACACTGCACATTTAATGCaaggtttgtttctgtttcttcatatGCATGGGGGGGCTCATTTTGCCTAACACATGTTATGAGGCCTGCAGAGCACCGTTTTAAAGGTATTGAACTAACAGTCCCTCTTCCAGCGTCATCTACCACTTCAGCTGTTTCCCTGTCTCCTCTTCTTGCATCACACAGTCTCATCAATGAACTTCCAGAGACAGTTTCCGGTTCCATTGCTATTTCAGTAGGGTCTTTTCTCTCAGgcggcaactgaacaccaccaTTATTTAAGATATGGACCATACTGGGTTTTTGCACGCCTTTGCCTTGCTGGCTTCCCACATATTTTATGCAATTCTCTGCACAATGCTGCAGGTCACCACAAatatctgtttttcttgtttccaaTCTGGCCCCTCCACTAAAAGAGGAATGAAGATTTTCTGAAGGTTTCAGATGAGCATCAGATGCTTTTTGGGAACTGCTGATGTCCTTCAGCTCCTGCTCCGAGATATTCGATATAATGAAATCAGAAGCTGTACCATCTTTGCTGGGCAGTGGAATCTCCACTTTGTTGTTTCTACACAGATCAGATGGTTCAGCAGTCTTCTGATTTGGGGCGACTTCAGCTTCCTGTAGATTTTTGTTTGACTCTATAAGATTTGAAGATTTTTTCCTAGTCACAGATTTCCTTTTGACATCTTTTGATTGCAAGTTACACATTTCATAGGATTCCACAATTTCATCacatgctttctgaaaactgtCTTGGATGCTCTTCTTGTCAGAGAGTGAGGGCTTCAGAACTGGAGCGTTATATAACCAAAAGTCATTATCTTCATTAAATTCTCTGATGTCCTCACTACATGGTTCAATAAATAAATGTTCTcgtttcaaaaatgttttcactccTTCCTCTATGCAAGTTAGAAGAATGTCCCAGTTCTGGAACTCAATTAGAGTTTTTGCAGGTTCCAGACACACATCATAGTCACTGTATGCACAGGTCACATTGAGAACAAAGATCCCGTGCAACTCTGGGCCACAACGGTGGTGACCAGGACTTGTACTAGCCTGTCTGCTTGTAGGGCCGCTTTTTGCCTTGCAAATTACACTTTCTCTTCTTAATAAAAAATCAATTAGTTTATGTAATCTTGTCTTTAAAACAAGCCTTCTATTCACATACAAGAACTGCATGTTCTTGTTGTAATGTCCTTCAATACTGATATAACCGCTTAGCTCAAACCCCCCAAACTTATGATTTATTTCTCGTAACTTCTGCGATCTGCCCAGTCCATAAATTTGACAAAACCGAGAATTCACATCTCTTGTCTTAGGGAGCTGAAGCACCAGAGAACAAGAAGCGTCATTCCTTAAAGAAAGTGAAACAGAGGGATGCATCAGCGAAATGGCCTCTACTTTCTGTCTCACTCTCTCAAATTCCAGCACAGGATCCATACACTTTCTCCTCACCGGTAACTGGTGGAACAGATTACACACAGTCACTGTAGTTCCACCACTTGGTCTGCTCAATTCAGCTTCAAAGACTTCCAGTGCCTGCCCATTGTGAAACAGTTTCACAAACGTTTTTGCTGTCCTGCTGGTCTTAGATGAAACTTCCACTATGCTGGCCAGGTTGGCTATACTTGCTACAGCCTCCCCTCTAAAGCCATAGAATGTCAGGTTCTCCAGGTCTGCCACTGAGCTGCACTTGCTAGTAAAGTACCGCGTTCCCATTGCATTTAAgtcctccctccccatcccagggcCATTGTCCACCACCTGGATCTTAAAAGCTTCCAAATCCACCCTGACAGCTACGCATGTTGCTTTGGCATCAATGCTGTTGAGGACAAGCTCCTCAACACACTGGCCCAGTG from Phalacrocorax aristotelis chromosome 9, bGulAri2.1, whole genome shotgun sequence includes the following:
- the MLH3 gene encoding DNA mismatch repair protein Mlh3 isoform X1; protein product: MIKCLVEDVRARLRSGMTINSLGQCVEELVLNSIDAKATCVAVRVDLEAFKIQVVDNGPGMGREDLNAMGTRYFTSKCSSVADLENLTFYGFRGEAVASIANLASIVEVSSKTSRTAKTFVKLFHNGQALEVFEAELSRPSGGTTVTVCNLFHQLPVRRKCMDPVLEFERVRQKVEAISLMHPSVSLSLRNDASCSLVLQLPKTRDVNSRFCQIYGLGRSQKLREINHKFGGFELSGYISIEGHYNKNMQFLYVNRRLVLKTRLHKLIDFLLRRESVICKAKSGPTSRQASTSPGHHRCGPELHGIFVLNVTCAYSDYDVCLEPAKTLIEFQNWDILLTCIEEGVKTFLKREHLFIEPCSEDIREFNEDNDFWLYNAPVLKPSLSDKKSIQDSFQKACDEIVESYEMCNLQSKDVKRKSVTRKKSSNLIESNKNLQEAEVAPNQKTAEPSDLCRNNKVEIPLPSKDGTASDFIISNISEQELKDISSSQKASDAHLKPSENLHSSFSGGARLETRKTDICGDLQHCAENCIKYVGSQQGKGVQKPSMVHILNNGGVQLPPERKDPTEIAMEPETVSGSSLMRLCDARRGDRETAEVVDDAGRGTVSSIPLKRCSAGLITCVRQNEPPHAYEETETNLALNVQCRPGPVSAKDIFGHKVNFPIQSLNAKDISCNTNKEYTPPYTREVCMADGNEWLESKTLSNQVSEGIAMPTVTSKRLYETSNVTELPLATSSGIPHNEVIKSTKRQITVPRSEPSKKLSLSTQLGSLEKFRRYYGRIKCTQPTPLSEQSEFGLPVFNAQAKCDFSKNENDNHGSVSTCETPTLEDPNANNSSQDFGSLEETSFCSGETSQDKQALCQSPLTLSDYSQISKENASCKRFPGSLSSKLSRMKRDHKEVELGVQFQTDSSRKEDYCIDPESSDNDFFFNSRQTYKSSVEEMRECNYSISKGDACSQSDSMRPGSMKSTVSPSPFSSIEGEYIVSSSSVFCAKKDCTNIICKDKSTLAKSSEQDLKDTEVPLMTFPSKLEFSADTTSTGDPRNYLCCSDWLQDFDVSSGKTIYINKATGLSTYRTPPTEGFQAACVQDITTMAVNVVSENGIQMRCHPFRSEIVLPFLPRPRKEKTLASQDLRDAEGESLQSLLSEWDNPVFVPCPEIAVDVTSSQADNLAVKIHNILYPYRFTKDMVHSMQVLQQVDNKFIACLINTRNEMDKKADGNLLILVDQHAAHERIRLEQLIADSYEKEAAACGKKKLLSSSISPPLEIEVTEEQRRFLRCCYKNLEDLGLELSFPETNSSLILVRKVPLCFIEREANELRRKRQPVTKSIVEELMQEQVELVQTTGGGARGTLPLTMLKVLASQACHGAIKFNERLTSEESCRLIEALSSCQLPFQCAHGRPSMMPLADIDHLQQEKQPKPNLSRLRKMARAWHLFGKKRP
- the MLH3 gene encoding DNA mismatch repair protein Mlh3 isoform X2, with protein sequence MIKCLVEDVRARLRSGMTINSLGQCVEELVLNSIDAKATCVAVRVDLEAFKIQVVDNGPGMGREDLNAMGTRYFTSKCSSVADLENLTFYGFRGEAVASIANLASIVEVSSKTSRTAKTFVKLFHNGQALEVFEAELSRPSGGTTVTVCNLFHQLPVRRKCMDPVLEFERVRQKVEAISLMHPSVSLSLRNDASCSLVLQLPKTRDVNSRFCQIYGLGRSQKLREINHKFGGFELSGYISIEGHYNKNMQFLYVNRRLVLKTRLHKLIDFLLRRESVICKAKSGPTSRQASTSPGHHRCGPELHGIFVLNVTCAYSDYDVCLEPAKTLIEFQNWDILLTCIEEGVKTFLKREHLFIEPCSEDIREFNEDNDFWLYNAPVLKPSLSDKKSIQDSFQKACDEIVESYEMCNLQSKDVKRKSVTRKKSSNLIESNKNLQEAEVAPNQKTAEPSDLCRNNKVEIPLPSKDGTASDFIISNISEQELKDISSSQKASDAHLKPSENLHSSFSGGARLETRKTDICGDLQHCAENCIKYVGSQQGKGVQKPSMVHILNNGGVQLPPERKDPTEIAMEPETVSGSSLMRLCDARRGDRETAEVVDDAGRGTVSSIPLKRCSAGLITCVRQNEPPHAYEETETNLALNVQCRPGPVSAKDIFGHKVNFPIQSLNAKDISCNTNKEYTPPYTREVCMADGNEWLESKTLSNQVSEGIAMPTVTSKRLYETSNVTELPLATSSGIPHNEVIKSTKRQITVPRSEPSKKLSLSTQLGSLEKFRRYYGRIKCTQPTPLSEQSEFGLPVFNAQAKCDFSKNENDNHGSVSTCETPTLEDPNANNSSQDFGSLEETSFCSGETSQDKQALCQSPLTLSDYSQISKENASCKRFPGSLSSKLSRMKRDHKEVELGVQFQTDSSRKEDYCIDPESSDNDFFFNSRQTYKSSVEEMRECNYSISKGDACSQSDSMRPGSMKSTVSPSPFSSIEGEYIVSSSSVFCAKKDCTNIICKDKSTLAKSSEQDLKDTEVPLMTFPSKLEFSADTTSTGDPRNYLCCSDWLQDFDVSSGKTIYINKATGLSTYRTPPTEGFQAACVQDITTMAVNVVSENDAEGESLQSLLSEWDNPVFVPCPEIAVDVTSSQADNLAVKIHNILYPYRFTKDMVHSMQVLQQVDNKFIACLINTRNEMDKKADGNLLILVDQHAAHERIRLEQLIADSYEKEAAACGKKKLLSSSISPPLEIEVTEEQRRFLRCCYKNLEDLGLELSFPETNSSLILVRKVPLCFIEREANELRRKRQPVTKSIVEELMQEQVELVQTTGGGARGTLPLTMLKVLASQACHGAIKFNERLTSEESCRLIEALSSCQLPFQCAHGRPSMMPLADIDHLQQEKQPKPNLSRLRKMARAWHLFGKKRP